In Mycolicibacterium lutetiense, the sequence GCAGGGCCGGGATGGAATCCGAGATCGACAGGGTCATGGGGTAATTCCACGGCGAGATGACGCCGATGACTCCCTTGGGATGGTGATTGACCACGGTCTTGACGAACCCCGGGAGCAGACCCTGCACCCGCTTCGTCGAGAGCAGTCGGGCGGCTTCGCGGGCGTAGTAGTTCGCGTTCAAGATCATGTCGACGATCTCTTCCTGCGCGGCTGAGCGGGCCTTGCCGGTTTCAGCCTGGGCCACATCCATCAGGAAGTCGCGATTCTTGGCCAGCAGTGCGCCGAAACGCTTGATGACGGCGGCGCGTTCCTTGACCGGCCGCTTGGCCCATTGTGCCTGCGCGGCACGTGCTTTGGCGAAGGCGGCGGTCACGTCCTCGGCGGTGCCGACCGGGATGGTGGTCAGCTCTTTGCCGGTGAAGACCTCGTCGATGGTTTTCGTCGGGCGCGCACTGACTTCAGCGTCGTCGATCGCGACGAGCGCACGCAGACGAGCGAAATCCGCAGTGGACGGAGCAGGCATCACGGCCTCCCTACTGGCAAGTAACTTGTGGGTTATCGGCAAACCTACCTGCCCGAGCAGCCGTCGTCACGCTCGCGGTCGTGGCCCGCGGCGAAACGGCGTTGGGGTGTTGCCTAGCGCAACATGGCAGTCGTTTGTGCCGCCGCATCGGCGACGAGCGGCACCAGCCCTTCGATCTGCACCGAGTCGGCCGCACCGCAGACACAGATTGCCGCTACCGGTCGACCGTCGGCGTCCCGGACCGCAGCCGCCACGCTGGGCAACGCGATGCCCACGAACGTGCGCGTTTGATCTCCCCGATCGATCGAGACACCGTGCTCTCGCCTGATTCGGGCCAACTCCCGATGGAGACTTGTGAGATCCCAACCTGCGGTGCCCGACGAGCGGGCCAGTCGCTTGCCGAACAGTGAATCGACGTCCTCAGGCGGCAGCCACGCGAGCATCGCGCGGCCACCGGTCGTCTGGTATGCCACATGCCTGCTGCCCACCTTCGACGGAAGGGTGGCCGCAAAGGGGCCGCCCACCTTGTCGAGGAAAATCTCGTCGGCCCCCTGGAGTACCGCCAGATGCACGACCAGACCGGTCCGCAGGTGTAGTCGATGGAGATGGTCGGCAGCCGCTTGCCGGACCTGGCTGTGCAGCCCGTCCTGACCGCCCAGTCGAAGTGCTCGCCGTCCCAGGCTGTACTGCGTCCCGGTGTACTCAAGCCATTGCAGCCCGACCAGCTGTCCGAGGATCCGGTGTGTGGTCGATCGCGGCAGGTGCGCGCGAGTGGCGATCTGATCGAGATTCAGGCGCGACGTCGGACGCTGCTCGAATGCATCCAGGATGAGAGTGACACGCTCGACCATCGATGGTCCGGTGAGCTCAGGACCCTGCGTGCTGACGGCCATCGCCACGCCACCTCCACCAAAATGAACTCTTCGTTCGAATCTAGCAGCGGTGTCCCGACTGGGCCCTCAGCAGTCAGATATGTAGTGCGTTGCCCGGCGTCACCGCGAAGCTGGGGAGATCGGACAGCGACACGGTGGCCTCGTAGGTGCGTTGGTACCCCGTGGCGCTGATCTTCCAGCCGTCGCTGGTGCGGCGATACCGGTCCTGGTAGAACGCGGCGCCGATCAGCATCAAG encodes:
- a CDS encoding IclR family transcriptional regulator yields the protein MAVSTQGPELTGPSMVERVTLILDAFEQRPTSRLNLDQIATRAHLPRSTTHRILGQLVGLQWLEYTGTQYSLGRRALRLGGQDGLHSQVRQAAADHLHRLHLRTGLVVHLAVLQGADEIFLDKVGGPFAATLPSKVGSRHVAYQTTGGRAMLAWLPPEDVDSLFGKRLARSSGTAGWDLTSLHRELARIRREHGVSIDRGDQTRTFVGIALPSVAAAVRDADGRPVAAICVCGAADSVQIEGLVPLVADAAAQTTAMLR